A genomic segment from Parolsenella catena encodes:
- the rpmJ gene encoding 50S ribosomal protein L36, with the protein MKVRPSVKKMCDKCKIIRRHGKVYVICENPRHKQRQG; encoded by the coding sequence ATGAAAGTACGTCCTTCGGTCAAGAAGATGTGCGACAAGTGCAAGATCATCCGTCGCCACGGTAAGGTGTACGTGATCTGCGAGAACCCGCGCCACAAGCAGCGTCAGGGCTAG
- the infA gene encoding translation initiation factor IF-1, translated as MSKQDAIQLEGKVLEPLPNAMFNVELENGHTILCTISGKIRMNYIRILPGDKVDVEISPYDLQRGRITYRYK; from the coding sequence GTGAGCAAACAGGATGCAATCCAGCTTGAGGGCAAGGTGCTCGAGCCGCTGCCCAACGCGATGTTCAACGTTGAGCTTGAGAATGGGCACACCATTCTCTGCACCATCTCGGGAAAGATCAGGATGAACTACATCCGCATCCTTCCCGGCGACAAGGTTGACGTGGAGATCTCCCCGTATGACCTGCAGCGTGGCCGCATCACCTACCGCTACAAGTAG